The Candidatus Tumulicola sp. genomic sequence CCGTGCGCGGCGCGGCCTTCGAGGACGCGACGCCATCGCGCGTGCTCGAGCGCGTCAATCGCCTGCTGCTCCACGACAAGCCGGAGATGGTGACGGCGGTCTACGCGGTTTTCGATCCCATCGATTCGTCGCTCACCTGGGCGGTCGCCGGTCACCCGCCGCCGATGCTGGCGGACGCAGAGGGCGGCGTGCGCCCGCTAGCCCTGTCCTCGCCCCCGCTCGGTGTCTTTCACGAGGCGCGCTTCCCGGAACAACGCGTGGTCCTGTCACCGGGCGCGCTGCTGGTGTTCTACACCGATGGCCTGATCGAGCAGGATCGCGACGTGCTCGCGGGCGAGAAGCAGCTCAGAGAAGCGATCGCGCTTGAGCTGGGGACCGACTCGCGAAACCCCGCCCAGGCGATCTGCTCGCGCATCGTAGGCACCACCGCGCGCGACGACATCGCCATTCTCACGCTGGCTTTGGCGGCCAAACCCCTCACCGAGCTCGACCTCGTGCTGGAGGCCCTCCCGATCAACAGCCGGACGTTGAGAGAGGCGCTGCGCCGGCTCTACGTCGCAGCCGGTCTCGATGAAGATCGCGCGTATTCGCTTCAGGTCGCATCCGGCGAAGCGATCATGAACGTAATCGAACATGCCTATGGAGTGCGTCAAGGAAACGTTCACGTGCGCGGTTTCGTGCGAGACGGCTCCGTCGTCGTCGAGGTCGAGGACTCTGGCCACTGGCGCAGGCAACGAGAAGATGCGCGCGGCCGCGGACTGATGCTCATGCGAGCCCTCGTGGACAAAGTGGAGCTCAACAACTCGGACAAAGGCACGATGGTGCGCCTCACGCACGCTATCGCCGGCCCTGCGGCATGAGCCATCAAGCTCGATTCGGCATGGCGCAGCGCGCCGGCGTCAACGTCGTCGAGGTCGCGGGAGAGATCGACCTGGTCAACGTCGCCGAATTCCGGACGTATTTGGAGCGGGCCGCCGCCGCCGACCGCGGCGGCATCATCGTCGATTTCGCCCAGGTCACGTACTTCGATAGCCGGACGGTGGCCGCTTTGGCGGACTTCGCCAAGCGCATGCTCACGAACCGCCAACGGCTCTCGCTGGTCGCACCGGAAGGCAGCCGCGCCGAGAGGATCTTGAGCATCGCCGGGCTTGGTCTTGTTATTGAGATGCACGCGACGGTCGACGAGGCGCTGGAGGCCGCGCGCGAAGCCTGAGCGAGGCGACTTTCAGGTGGCCTGGATGGGAACGGGCGATCGCGCGCAGTCCGTCGACCACGCTTTCGAGGATCGCTTGCGCGCGGGCGTCTCCGCGCAGCAGGTCCAATCGGTACTCCCCGTCCGCATCGTCCAGGACCCGTACGTCCGCTCCGGCGCGCTGCTTCAGCCCGTTGGCCGCCGACAGCACAAGGGCGCTGACCGCCGAGCACACGATATCTTTTCCAGAAAGCCCGAACCCGGCATGACCGGTGACGCGCAGGCCGACAACGCGACCCGCGTGCCGCTCGATCGATACTGCGAGGTTCGGCTTATGACGAGAGGGAGATTTTTTCAATCCGCAGCTCGGTGATCGGCTGCCGGTGCCCGTAGCGTTTGCGGATGCGCTTTTTGGGCTTATAGTGGAAGACCATGATCTTGCGGTCTTTCCCCTGCCGGACGACCCGAGCGGTCACGCTGGCTTTGCTCACCAGGGGCGTGCCGAGGCGCAGCGCTTTGCCGTCATGCGCGAGCAGCACCCGGTCAAAGACGACTTTTGCGTCCGCGTCGCCGGCGACCCGGTCGAGGCGAATGACCTCGCCCTCGCGCACCAAGATCTGTCGGCCGTTGGCTTCGATGACGGCGTACATGCTGTGAGTGACTACCTTCCAATTGAGACGGAAGCGAGAAGCGAGAATCGTACCACGCGGCCTCTGCGGACGTCAAACTTCTCTGTCCCGCAATTGAAGTCCCGCAAAAGTATTTACATTTGATGTTAAATGCCCTAATATTCAAACTTGGTACGTGGATTAGCCACGTGGCATCCGTCAATGGAGGTGGGATCTCCTCACTCGCAAGCTCGTGGGGGGCGGTTTATTGAAGGCACTTGGGACGCACATCATCGTCGAACTGTCGGATTGTAATCCAGCGATCCTGAGCGACGTCGACCAAGTCCAAAAGATACTCGTTCAAGCGGCAAGAGAGGCAAAAGCCGAAGTTCTGCAGACCACGTTTCACCGCTTCAACCCGCAAGGGGTGAGCGGTGTCGTCGTTATTGCGGAATCGCACCTTTCCATCCACACGTGGCCCGAATATGGCTACGCCGCCATGGACATCTACACGTGCGGAGAGACCACCGATCCTTGGCGGGCCTGCCGCTACGCGGCGACCGAGTTCCAAGCCAAGCAGATGCTCACCACGGAAGTGCGCCGGGGGATGACCGACGAAGCCGGTGTGTACGGTCACAGCGTCGGCCGTAAGACGACCGGAGTGGAGCCAGTTGCCAAAAACCGAAAACTTTCAGTGGTACGTTGAGCAAGTCGCGCCCGGAGAGATACACGCTCACGCCCTAACCGAAACCCTCGTCTCCGGCAAGTCGATCTATCAGACCTACGCGGTCGTACAAAGCTCCCTCTTCGGAAAAATGCTCGTGCTGGACGGCGACACCCAAAGCGCCGCCCTGGACGAGTTCATCTATCACGAGGCGCTCGTGCACCCGGCGTGCGCGCACGCGGGCGCGCCCAAGCGCGCTCTGATACTCGGCGGCGGCGAGGGTGCGAGTCTGCGCGAGCTGTTGCGCGTGCCTTCGATGGCTGAAGTCACGATGGTCGACATCGACGGCGAAGTGGTCGAAGCATG encodes the following:
- a CDS encoding STAS domain-containing protein; translated protein: MAQRAGVNVVEVAGEIDLVNVAEFRTYLERAAAADRGGIIVDFAQVTYFDSRTVAALADFAKRMLTNRQRLSLVAPEGSRAERILSIAGLGLVIEMHATVDEALEAAREA
- a CDS encoding ribosomal-processing cysteine protease Prp, whose product is MKKSPSRHKPNLAVSIERHAGRVVGLRVTGHAGFGLSGKDIVCSAVSALVLSAANGLKQRAGADVRVLDDADGEYRLDLLRGDARAQAILESVVDGLRAIARSHPGHLKVASLRLRARPPAPRRPSRASQ
- the rplU gene encoding 50S ribosomal protein L21; the encoded protein is MYAVIEANGRQILVREGEVIRLDRVAGDADAKVVFDRVLLAHDGKALRLGTPLVSKASVTARVVRQGKDRKIMVFHYKPKKRIRKRYGHRQPITELRIEKISLSS
- the speD gene encoding adenosylmethionine decarboxylase, with the translated sequence MKALGTHIIVELSDCNPAILSDVDQVQKILVQAAREAKAEVLQTTFHRFNPQGVSGVVVIAESHLSIHTWPEYGYAAMDIYTCGETTDPWRACRYAATEFQAKQMLTTEVRRGMTDEAGVYGHSVGRKTTGVEPVAKNRKLSVVR